A region of Penaeus chinensis breed Huanghai No. 1 chromosome 38, ASM1920278v2, whole genome shotgun sequence DNA encodes the following proteins:
- the LOC125046201 gene encoding tetranectin-like, translating into MLSSLALVLLVTLAASDAMKDPESLQSEMFPPIHPNCTQSLTDYILLRQEVQLSKMAAAEEVRTQLTRENLQVLTQVRDALSQVSETLTQRNQVNGNSVVETRRTCDPPFTPVGASCLLLSLGQKEDWASARQFCVGKGADLAHFSDAAGYAAILDYINKINSQNDMVDVWLGGTDEALEGTWLWVTGELMPRGTPFWGSSDGYEAAPDGGRSQNCAGLYKRDQYYMHDFRCNGSAAPLCQK; encoded by the exons ATGTTGTCGTCTCTGGCCCTGGTTCTGCTGGTCACCCTGGCGGCGAGCGACGCGATGAAGGACCCGGAGAGCCTCCAGAGCGAGATGTTTCCTCCGATTCACCCAAATTGTACTCAG AGCCTCACAGACTACATTCTGCTGAGACAAGAAGTTCAGCTGTCGAAGATGGCCGCCGCTGAGGAGGTCAGGACTCAGCTGACGAGGGAGAACCTGCAGGTGCTGACGCAGGTCAGAGACGCCTTATCCCAGGTCAGCGAAACTTTGACACAACGCAACCAGGTCAATGGAAACTCCGTTGTAGAAACCC GAAGGACCTGCgacccccccttcactcccgtCGGCGCCTCGTGCCTGCTCCTGAGCCTGGGGCAGAAGGAGGACTGGGCTTCAGCGCGCCAGTTCTGCGTCGGGAAGGGGGCTGACTTGGCGCACTTCTCTGATGCTGCAGGTTACGCTGCCATTCTTGATTACATTAATAAAATCA ACTCGCAGAATGACATGGTTGATGTGTGGCTTGGTGGCACTGACGAGGCGCTGGAAGGGACGTGGCTGTGGGTAACGGGCGAACTCATGCCCCGAGGAACACCGTTCTGGGGATCTTCAGATGG CTACGAGGCAGCGCCCGATGGAGGAAGGTCTCAGAACTGCGCTGGCCTGTACAAACGCGATCAATATTACATGCATGACTTCCGCTGCAACGGCTCTGCGGCTCCACTTTGCCAGAAATGA